A part of Candidatus Bathyarchaeota archaeon genomic DNA contains:
- the albA gene encoding DNA-binding protein Alba: MSEKASDVIFVGNKPPMSYVLAIITAFSSGSQKEITLKARGQAITTAVDVAEITRSRFIKDLKVTKIAIGTAEMPPREGENRSRMVSTIEITLSKA; the protein is encoded by the coding sequence ATGTCTGAAAAAGCCAGTGACGTAATTTTCGTCGGAAACAAACCACCCATGAGCTACGTGCTCGCCATCATAACCGCATTCTCAAGTGGGTCCCAAAAAGAAATAACCCTAAAAGCCAGAGGTCAAGCAATCACCACCGCAGTTGATGTCGCCGAAATCACCAGAAGCCGCTTCATAAAAGACCTCAAAGTAACAAAGATCGCAATTGGAACCGCAGAGATGCCACCCAGAGAAGGCGAAAACAGGTCCAGAATGGTTTCCACGATAGAGATTACTCTCTCTAAAGCGTAA